Below is a window of Jonesiaceae bacterium BS-20 DNA.
GCTGGGCCTGATTATTCACGCCGTAGCGCTGACCATCAGCGCGATTAAGGTTGAGGGCACCCGGTATGCGTCGGACCGCGGCGCAACCCTCGTGGTCACCTCCGCATTTGGCCTGGCGCTGATCCCACTGATTTCATTGTTGTGGACGGTAATCGCGCACGGCATGTCGGTCATGAGCTTCGATTTCTTGAACACCAACATGGTTGGTGTCTTCGGTGAGATGACCGAGGGTGGAATCTTCCACGCAATCTGGGGAACCGTCCTGGTGACGCTCGCCGCGACCGCGATCTCGGTTCCTATCGGCTTGCTTACCGCAATCTACCTGGTCGAATACGGCCGCGGGGCGTTGGCCAAGGGCGTGACCTTCTTTGTTGACGTGATGACTGGAATCCCGTCGATCGTAGCCGGGCTCTTCGCGTTCTCCCTATTCACCATGATCTTTGGGCCCGCCTACCGGGCCGGAATCATGGGTGCCACTGCGCTCGCGGTCTTGATGACGCCGGTCATTATCCGCTCGGTTGAAGAGATGCTGCGACTGGTCCCCAACGACCTACGTGAGGCCTCCTACGCACTGGGTGTATCCAAATGGCGCACCATCTTCAAGATTGTGCTGCGCACCGCGGTCGGTGGAATCGTCACCGGAATCGTGCTCGCAATCGCACGCGTCATCGGTGAAACCGCGCCGCTGCTGCTCACCATCGGCATTGCGGCTGAGGTCAACTGGGACTTGTTTGACGGGCGCATGGCCACCCTGCCGGTTTATGCGTACCGCCAGTACTCCCAAGGTGGGATCGGTGTAGACCGGGCCTGGGGTGCTGCACTCGCGCTGATCGTGATTGTCATGGTCCTCAATATTGCAGCTCGCCTCCTTGCCAAGCGCTTTGCGCCCGCGGCCGGCCGGTAACCACCCGCCCCGCACTGTCCGCGCTAGCTCACCGCCGCGCTTCCAATAACTTTTAAGCATTTACGGTCCGGAAAGGATCAGCATGTCCAAGCGAATTGATACTAAGAACCTCAACGTCTACTACGGCGACTTCCTCGCAGTAAAAGACGTCAACATGGAAATTGAAGCACGTTCCATCACCGCCCTGATTGGCCCATCCGGTTGTGGCAAGTCCACATTCCTGCGCACCCTGAACCGCATGCACGAGGTCATCCCCGGCGCACGCGTTGAAGGCCAGGCCCTGCTCGACGGCGAAGACCTGTACGCAAGCTCGGTTGACCCGGTTGCCGTGCGCCGCCACATTGGCATGGTGTTCCAGCGCCCCAACCCGTTCCCAACCATGTCGATCGCGGAAAACGTTCTGGCCGGCGTTCGGTTGAACAACAAGAAGATCTCCAAGTCTGATGCCGCAGATCTGGTTGAATCATCCTTGCGTGGTGCCAACCTTTGGAACGAGGTCAAGGACCGCCTTGAGCGTCCGGGCTCCTCGCTTTCCGGTGGGCAGCAGCAGCGGTTGTGCATTGCTCGCGCGATCGCAGTTAAGCCGGATGTGTTGCTCATGGATGAGCCCTGCTCAGCCCTGGACCCAATCTCAACCCTTGCAATTGAGGAGCTCATGCACGAGCTCAAGCAGGACTACACAATCGTTATTGTCACCCACAACATGCAGCAGGCCGCTCGCGTGAGCGACCGCACCGGATTCTTTAACATTGCCGGAACCGGTAAGCCCGGTGAATTGATTGAGATCGGTGCAACCCCAACCATGTTCTCATCACCGACCCAGCAGGCCACCGAGGACTACATCTCCGGTCGCTTCGGATAACCAAGGCTGAGCACCGGCATTTGCCGGTCCGGTAGACGAACTGGGTTGATTAGCTGGTCCTCCAGCTGGTCAACCCATTCGTGTTTTATGAGGACAAAGAAGTCTTTGCTGGGCGCCGCACCGCGTTCACTGCCCCGATCCGGGCGCGTTTCAAGAAGTGACAACTTTCACGTGCCCGTGTGGGTGACGGATGAAGGCACAGGTGGGAACACCATTTCAAAGCATCGGGGTAGAAGTCCCCTTCTGATGCGTTGGGAATCGTTGAATAGAAGTGCAGAGCAATAGCCCGGCTCCTCTAGCATGATTGAGTGCATCTTTGACCAAATGGGCGGTCCGCGTGCTTGGCCATCAATGGTGCGCTTGCCGCTGCGGATTTGCTGGTAGTTGGGCAAACTGACTCAAACAAGTGTTACCCGGGAGATTGTTATGGCTGAATTACCTGAAAGCGTCCAAGCATTGCGGCGAGAGTTGGCCGCTGCGCGCCAAGCCTTTGATCACGCACACTTCAGCTCAACCGCGCACCAGGAGCAAGTGGTCAGCAATGCCAAACAATTGATTCCAGCCGCCGTCGCGCAATGCGTGGCGCGGGGGGCCAGCCAAGCCGCCACACAGGTACTCCAAGAGCAGCTGCTTGCCCAAGTTGGGCCCTCCGCCGGGGTGACTTGGGCCGAGGTCATAGGCCAGGCGCTGTCACAAGCAGGGCAGAGCGCCAACGTGACAGGTTATGTTCCCGTGACGGGATATGTTCCGTCAAGCGCTCCTGAACAAGATAGCGGCGACCAGCCGGCGCCGTACTATGCCGATGCGGCTTTTGCCGCGTCCAGTGCCCCTTTCTCGATGCCTGGGCAGGGTTCCGACCAGCAGGTTCCACAACATGTTCCGGATGATCACCCCGTCCCATCTTCGCCGTGGGAGCCCACAGGCCCCGATCAGTCTGGGGCTCAGAGTAATAATGCGAGCAATAAGAAGAACGGTTTGGTTCTTGGGGTAATCGCGTTGGTCGCGGTCCTGATCCTTGGCGGCGCCACCTATGGGATTGTGAACCTGTTGAAGAGCTCGACCTCCAATAGTTCCAATGCGAACAGCGGGAGTTCGTCTCAACCCGGCCCAAACACCACCTCAAACCCAAAGGGACCGAAGTCCAACGGGTCGGGCCCGGCCGTGCCGCAAGACGCACATGGGGACGTGGCGGTGTGGGGAAGCAGACCTTACCTGTCAAACGCACAGACCCAGCCAATGCTGCCGGGTAACCCCGATCGGTATGCACCCGCGTGGGTACCCGATCTGACCGATGTTCAGGACATCACGCTTGGGTACAACTCCGGTTATGCCCTGATGGCGGATGGCACGGTCAAAGCGTGGGGTTCAAACACCAATGGCGTCCTAGGCGTCAGCGGGACCGGCAACGACTCCCTCATGGTCGAGGTCGCCGGGCTCACAGACGTAAAGGAATTACTGACGAGTGCAGAAACAACGTACGCGCTGTTAGCCGACGGCACGGTCAAGTCCTGGGGGTTCAATAGCGAAGGGCAACTCGGTGACGGTAGCGATGTGAAGTTCTCGGATACGCCCGTGGATGTGAAGGGCCTTAGCGGTGTTAAAGCACTCAGTATCTCCGAGAATTCGGCCTACGCCCTGATGTCCGACGGCACGGTCATGGCATGGGGTGTCAATGATCGCGGGCAACTTGGAACTGGAGCAAATGTATTTCGATCGAACGTGCCAGTTCAGGTTCCCGATCTTGACGGGGTGGTCTCGGT
It encodes the following:
- the pstB gene encoding phosphate ABC transporter ATP-binding protein PstB, with the protein product MSKRIDTKNLNVYYGDFLAVKDVNMEIEARSITALIGPSGCGKSTFLRTLNRMHEVIPGARVEGQALLDGEDLYASSVDPVAVRRHIGMVFQRPNPFPTMSIAENVLAGVRLNNKKISKSDAADLVESSLRGANLWNEVKDRLERPGSSLSGGQQQRLCIARAIAVKPDVLLMDEPCSALDPISTLAIEELMHELKQDYTIVIVTHNMQQAARVSDRTGFFNIAGTGKPGELIEIGATPTMFSSPTQQATEDYISGRFG
- the pstA gene encoding phosphate ABC transporter permease PstA; this encodes MATITTPPTQSLSGSLASAGRLPKWFPWATLSGGIVLAWLFLWLTDSAGIASVVVLGLIIHAVALTISAIKVEGTRYASDRGATLVVTSAFGLALIPLISLLWTVIAHGMSVMSFDFLNTNMVGVFGEMTEGGIFHAIWGTVLVTLAATAISVPIGLLTAIYLVEYGRGALAKGVTFFVDVMTGIPSIVAGLFAFSLFTMIFGPAYRAGIMGATALAVLMTPVIIRSVEEMLRLVPNDLREASYALGVSKWRTIFKIVLRTAVGGIVTGIVLAIARVIGETAPLLLTIGIAAEVNWDLFDGRMATLPVYAYRQYSQGGIGVDRAWGAALALIVIVMVLNIAARLLAKRFAPAAGR